A stretch of Pseudoclavibacter chungangensis DNA encodes these proteins:
- a CDS encoding LLM class flavin-dependent oxidoreductase, translated as MTKPDEADGRDRPPILAVALDGAGWHPAAWRADGAEPRELTSIRYWRSLVADAERAGADLVTFEDSFGAPHRDDAETQRHVTARLDALLVASAVAPSTSRIGLVPTVTVTHTEPFHVATALQTLDFASLGRAGWQVRVSPSASERSLTGRRDVAIPLPYEADDPETARRVTALFDEAGDVVEVSRRLWDSWEDDAIIRDAPTGRFLDRDRIHNANFEGDTFAVEGASIVPRSPQAQPLVAALAHASVPFAFTAEHADLVYTTPHDEADAIGILAELGELAERADRPARGLAPLRRLADLVVLLDERPGRAAAELARLDELDGTPLASDALVFAGTPDELVDLVRSWTALGFDGVRFRPARLPGDLAAIAETVGPALVGDRSDERPGTLRDRLGLERPANRYATNRVSA; from the coding sequence ATGACGAAACCCGACGAGGCCGACGGCCGAGACCGTCCCCCGATCCTGGCCGTCGCCCTCGACGGCGCCGGCTGGCACCCCGCCGCATGGCGGGCGGACGGCGCCGAGCCGCGTGAGCTCACCTCGATCCGGTATTGGCGCTCGCTCGTGGCCGACGCCGAGCGGGCCGGGGCGGACCTCGTGACCTTCGAGGACTCGTTCGGCGCACCGCACCGTGACGACGCGGAAACACAGCGACACGTCACGGCGCGACTCGACGCGCTGCTCGTCGCCTCGGCGGTCGCACCCTCCACGAGCAGGATCGGTCTCGTGCCGACCGTCACCGTCACGCACACCGAGCCGTTCCACGTCGCGACCGCACTGCAGACGCTCGACTTCGCGAGCCTCGGACGTGCCGGTTGGCAGGTGCGCGTCTCCCCGAGCGCCTCCGAGCGGTCCCTCACGGGCCGCCGGGACGTCGCGATCCCCCTCCCGTACGAGGCGGACGACCCCGAGACGGCCCGTCGCGTGACGGCCCTGTTCGACGAGGCCGGCGACGTCGTCGAGGTGTCCCGACGACTCTGGGACAGCTGGGAGGACGACGCGATCATCCGCGACGCACCGACCGGCCGGTTCCTCGACCGCGACCGCATCCACAACGCGAACTTCGAGGGCGACACGTTCGCCGTCGAGGGCGCATCGATCGTGCCGCGCTCACCGCAGGCGCAGCCGCTCGTCGCGGCGCTCGCCCACGCGAGCGTGCCCTTCGCGTTCACGGCCGAGCACGCCGATCTCGTCTACACGACGCCGCACGACGAGGCCGACGCGATCGGAATCCTCGCGGAGCTCGGCGAACTCGCGGAACGCGCCGACCGCCCCGCGCGGGGACTCGCACCGCTGCGCCGTCTCGCCGATCTCGTGGTCCTGCTCGACGAGCGACCGGGCCGAGCGGCGGCCGAGCTCGCACGCCTCGACGAACTCGACGGCACGCCGCTCGCATCCGACGCCCTCGTGTTCGCGGGGACGCCGGACGAGCTCGTCGACCTCGTGCGGTCATGGACCGCGCTCGGCTTCGACGGCGTCCGGTTCCGGCCCGCGCGCCTCCCCGGCGACCTCGCGGCCATCGCCGAGACCGTCGGACCCGCGCTCGTCGGCGACCGCTCCGACGAGCGCCCGGGCACGCTGCGCGACCGACTCGGCCTCGAACGTCCCGCCAATCGATACGCAACGAACAGGGTGTCCGCATGA
- a CDS encoding FAD/NAD(P)-binding protein: MSDCAIRLVDRDPARGARCVAVVGGGPRGVGWIERFAASSPELGTGPVVIHLIDPFPAGAGRIWRDDQSALLKMNSLAADVTMFTDETSTIDGPIAPGPSLAEWAADVRDGRITDVYIDPATEPALAAELAGLGPGSFATRRLQAQYLDWFARRAIAKLPAGSRVRHHVATATSVTDQDNGTQRIEMSTGEVITVDLVVYALGHSGRTPTERERSLESFARDTGASYVPPSYTADADFGELQPGEPVIVRGMGLAAIDLMVLLYEGRGGRFDEQADGTLRYTPSGQEPHLWFGSRRGVPYHAKVTVPMLAGPVTPRYFSREIASTLVADRPRLDFRVHVLPLVHKELLHGYYHELFAAHPERVRGTWASFVERLDVVDARSVEAAELIAEFVPDERDRFEIDRAHHPLAGRTFDDVESLQDALRAYIADDLDRRERPKHSESAALFTSLLHAYFAVAEIADAPNWTARSVAQDLRGSWGLYFSSIASGPPGHRLRELHALSAAGVLGFLGGGVDVTTDRETGEFVARGANLAAPVRARALVDAWLPDLDAEHSDDPALRDLVVSGAGRLHVHDDGAERAATGRIEVRPEDSRVVRADGSPHARRFAIGPSTSAPFVGAFSRPRTNALSFRENDVVARAVLDELAVLRGLAGPSAPDPAREPVSGFDGVVVLT, from the coding sequence ATGTCGGATTGCGCGATCAGACTCGTCGATCGGGACCCCGCGAGGGGCGCCAGATGCGTCGCGGTCGTCGGCGGCGGTCCGCGCGGCGTCGGCTGGATCGAGCGATTCGCGGCGAGCTCGCCGGAACTCGGCACGGGGCCGGTCGTCATCCACCTCATCGATCCGTTCCCGGCAGGGGCCGGCCGCATCTGGCGCGATGACCAATCGGCGCTCCTCAAGATGAACTCCCTCGCGGCCGACGTGACGATGTTCACCGACGAGACATCGACGATCGACGGGCCGATCGCCCCGGGCCCGAGCCTCGCCGAGTGGGCCGCGGACGTCCGCGACGGGCGCATCACCGACGTCTACATCGACCCGGCGACCGAGCCCGCGCTCGCGGCCGAGCTCGCCGGGCTCGGCCCGGGATCGTTCGCGACGCGACGCCTGCAGGCGCAGTACCTCGACTGGTTCGCGCGTCGGGCCATCGCGAAGCTCCCCGCCGGCTCCCGCGTCCGCCACCACGTCGCGACCGCGACCTCGGTCACCGACCAGGACAACGGCACGCAGCGCATCGAGATGTCGACGGGCGAGGTGATCACGGTCGACCTCGTCGTCTACGCGCTCGGCCACTCGGGGCGCACACCGACCGAGCGTGAGCGCAGCCTCGAGTCCTTCGCGCGCGACACCGGCGCGAGCTACGTGCCGCCCAGCTACACCGCCGACGCCGACTTCGGCGAACTCCAGCCGGGCGAGCCCGTCATCGTGCGCGGCATGGGGCTCGCCGCGATCGACCTCATGGTGCTGCTGTACGAGGGCCGCGGTGGCCGCTTCGACGAGCAGGCGGACGGGACGCTGCGCTACACACCCTCCGGCCAGGAGCCCCACCTGTGGTTCGGCTCGCGTCGTGGTGTGCCGTACCACGCGAAGGTCACCGTGCCGATGCTCGCGGGGCCCGTCACGCCGCGCTACTTCTCGCGCGAGATCGCGAGCACGCTCGTCGCCGACCGCCCCCGCCTCGACTTCCGCGTGCACGTGCTCCCGCTCGTCCACAAGGAGCTCTTGCACGGCTACTACCACGAGCTGTTCGCGGCGCACCCCGAGCGCGTCCGCGGGACGTGGGCGTCGTTCGTCGAGCGGCTCGATGTCGTCGACGCGCGCAGCGTCGAGGCGGCCGAGCTCATCGCCGAGTTCGTCCCCGACGAGCGCGACCGCTTCGAGATCGACCGTGCCCACCACCCGCTCGCGGGGCGCACGTTCGACGACGTCGAATCCCTCCAGGACGCCCTGCGCGCGTACATCGCCGACGACCTCGATCGGCGCGAGCGCCCCAAGCACAGCGAGTCGGCCGCCCTGTTCACCTCGCTCCTGCACGCCTACTTCGCCGTCGCGGAGATCGCCGACGCGCCGAACTGGACCGCGCGATCGGTCGCGCAGGACCTGCGCGGATCGTGGGGCCTGTACTTCAGCAGCATCGCGTCGGGCCCGCCCGGACATCGGCTGCGCGAGCTGCACGCGCTCTCGGCGGCGGGCGTCCTCGGGTTCCTCGGCGGCGGTGTCGACGTGACGACCGACCGCGAGACGGGCGAGTTCGTCGCCCGCGGGGCGAATCTCGCGGCGCCCGTGCGCGCACGGGCGCTCGTCGACGCGTGGCTGCCGGATCTCGACGCCGAGCACAGCGACGATCCCGCACTCCGTGATCTCGTCGTCTCGGGCGCGGGGCGGCTGCACGTGCACGACGACGGCGCCGAACGCGCCGCGACGGGACGCATCGAGGTGCGCCCCGAGGACTCGCGCGTGGTCCGCGCCGACGGCTCGCCGCACGCGCGCCGCTTCGCGATCGGCCCGTCGACGTCCGCGCCGTTCGTCGGGGCGTTCTCGCGCCCCAGGACGAACGCGCTCTCGTTCCGAGAGAACGACGTCGTCGCACGCGCCGTCCTCGACGAGCTCGCCGTGCTGCGCGGACTCGCGGGCCCGAGCGCGCCCGATCCCGCGCGCGAGCCCGTGAGCGGGTTCGACGGCGTCGTCGTGCTCACGTGA
- a CDS encoding transglutaminase-like domain-containing protein, with product MQRQVESQLHLTLASPATIVFSVAAHHLSPITSEELTVVGDGEPLELTEIVDRAECRLHRLETSAKTIDLSYRATIDGYAEPNRPEPIDRILYTRPSRYCESDALGPSAQALFGGLTGFELLDAVVDWTAGHLRYVPGASLPTDGARETYLKRQGVCRDFAHLVIAMLRARDMPARLVSVYAPGLRPMDFHAVAEAYVDGAWFVVDATRLAPRALMQRIATGRDASDTAFLSNTLSNLRLRSMSVDATASETVEEDPTAHVQLR from the coding sequence GTGCAACGGCAAGTCGAATCCCAGCTCCACCTGACCCTCGCGAGCCCCGCCACGATCGTCTTCTCGGTCGCCGCGCACCACCTCTCGCCGATCACCTCCGAGGAGCTCACCGTCGTCGGCGACGGGGAGCCGCTCGAGCTCACCGAGATCGTGGACCGGGCGGAGTGCCGCCTGCACCGCCTCGAGACCTCCGCGAAGACGATCGACCTGAGCTACCGCGCGACGATCGACGGCTACGCCGAGCCGAACCGGCCCGAACCGATCGACCGGATCCTCTACACGCGGCCGTCCCGGTACTGCGAGTCCGATGCGCTCGGCCCGTCGGCCCAGGCGCTCTTCGGCGGCCTCACGGGCTTCGAACTGCTCGACGCCGTCGTCGACTGGACCGCCGGCCACCTCCGCTACGTGCCGGGCGCGAGCCTCCCGACCGACGGCGCGCGCGAGACCTACCTGAAGCGGCAGGGCGTCTGCCGCGACTTCGCGCACCTCGTCATCGCGATGCTGCGGGCGCGGGACATGCCGGCCAGGCTCGTGTCGGTCTACGCGCCCGGCCTGCGCCCGATGGACTTCCACGCCGTGGCCGAGGCGTACGTCGACGGCGCCTGGTTCGTCGTCGACGCGACCAGGCTCGCGCCGCGTGCGCTCATGCAGCGCATCGCCACGGGGCGTGACGCGTCGGACACCGCGTTCCTCAGCAACACGCTCTCCAATCTGCGGCTCAGGTCGATGTCGGTCGACGCGACGGCCTCGGAGACCGTGGAGGAGGACCCGACGGCGCACGTCCAGCTTCGCTGA
- the argS gene encoding arginine--tRNA ligase codes for MTADLSTPLAAAVRSALDAREGGAEIDVTAADLVLDRPRNREHGDWASNVAMRLAKRVGTNPRELATDIAERLAQDPGIARAEVAGPGFINITLDVASAGELARTIVEAGDAYGRGDALQGRRINLEFVSANPTGPLHMGGVRWAAVGDSLARVLEAAGADVTREYYFNDHGAQIDRFARSLLAAYLGEPTPEDGYGGAYIGEIAAQVAANTSEDLAALDRDAQQEVFRHDGVELMFGEIKAKLHEFGVDFDVFFHEDTVHTSGAVSRAIERLRDEGHVFEADGATWLRTTTFGDDKDRVIVRSDGEPTYMSGDIGYYLDKRERGFEENLIMLGADHHGYIGRMMAMVAAFGDEPNVNLQLLIGQMVNLVRDGEPVRMSKRAGNIVTLDDLVEAVGVDAGRYALVRSSVNTTLDIDLDLLASRTNDNPVYSVQYAHARTRAVDRNAATAGVDRSTFDPSLLDHETEAALLGALREYPRVVAQAAELREPHRVARFLEELAGLYNRWYDARRVIPRADEEVADVHRTRLQLNDAAGQVLRNGLGLLGVHAPERM; via the coding sequence GTGACCGCTGACCTCTCCACCCCACTCGCCGCCGCCGTCCGTTCCGCCCTCGACGCGCGAGAGGGGGGCGCCGAGATCGACGTGACCGCGGCCGACCTCGTGCTCGACCGCCCGAGGAACCGGGAACACGGCGACTGGGCGTCGAACGTCGCGATGCGGCTCGCGAAGCGCGTGGGCACGAACCCGCGCGAGCTCGCGACCGACATCGCCGAGCGCCTCGCGCAGGACCCTGGCATCGCGCGCGCCGAGGTCGCGGGACCCGGCTTCATCAACATCACGCTCGACGTCGCGTCCGCCGGCGAACTCGCCCGCACGATCGTCGAGGCGGGTGACGCATACGGCCGCGGCGACGCCCTGCAGGGCCGTCGGATCAACCTCGAGTTCGTCTCCGCGAATCCCACGGGCCCGCTCCACATGGGCGGCGTGCGCTGGGCGGCCGTCGGCGACAGCCTCGCCCGCGTCCTGGAGGCCGCGGGGGCCGACGTCACGCGCGAGTACTACTTCAACGACCACGGCGCCCAGATCGACCGGTTCGCCCGCTCCCTGCTCGCCGCCTACCTCGGCGAGCCCACGCCGGAGGACGGCTACGGCGGTGCATACATCGGCGAGATCGCCGCCCAGGTCGCCGCGAACACGAGCGAGGACCTCGCGGCCCTCGATCGCGACGCGCAACAGGAGGTCTTCCGCCACGACGGCGTCGAGCTCATGTTCGGCGAGATCAAGGCGAAGCTCCACGAGTTCGGCGTCGACTTCGACGTGTTCTTCCACGAGGACACCGTGCACACCTCCGGTGCGGTCTCGCGCGCCATCGAGCGGCTCCGCGACGAGGGCCACGTCTTCGAGGCCGACGGCGCGACGTGGCTACGCACGACGACGTTCGGTGACGACAAGGACCGTGTCATCGTGCGCTCGGACGGCGAACCGACGTACATGTCGGGCGACATCGGCTACTACCTCGACAAGCGCGAGCGCGGCTTCGAGGAGAACCTCATCATGCTCGGCGCCGATCACCACGGCTACATCGGTCGCATGATGGCGATGGTCGCCGCGTTCGGGGACGAACCGAACGTGAACCTGCAACTGCTCATCGGGCAGATGGTCAACCTCGTGCGGGACGGCGAGCCCGTCCGCATGTCGAAGCGCGCCGGCAACATCGTCACCCTCGACGACCTCGTCGAGGCCGTGGGCGTCGATGCCGGGCGCTATGCGCTCGTCCGCTCGAGCGTGAACACGACCCTCGACATCGACCTCGACCTGCTCGCCTCGCGGACGAACGACAATCCCGTCTACTCGGTGCAGTACGCGCACGCGCGCACCCGCGCGGTCGACCGCAACGCCGCCACGGCGGGCGTCGACCGGTCGACCTTCGACCCATCGCTCCTCGACCACGAGACCGAGGCGGCCCTCCTCGGAGCGCTCCGCGAGTATCCTCGTGTCGTCGCGCAGGCGGCGGAACTGCGCGAACCGCACCGCGTCGCACGCTTCCTGGAGGAGCTCGCCGGCCTCTACAATCGCTGGTACGACGCCCGCCGTGTGATCCCTCGGGCCGATGAGGAGGTTG